Sequence from the Megalops cyprinoides isolate fMegCyp1 chromosome 4, fMegCyp1.pri, whole genome shotgun sequence genome:
GAGTCATGCTTAATGCAGCAGTGGTTGCCAGTACATCTTTCTGGTTGTGCATTTCTGAGCACGTCTGCAGAGGCGTCTGCTGTATGTGGAGAAACCACCATGCTATGTTCCTCTAtttaaatactaataatactttACTATTAAAATAGTGTTGTTATAATGTTTTCTGACTTCAGGTTTGTATTTGTGCTTGTCTGAGCTAGATGGATCaaaaaatgacttatttttaaatttggaagAGGTGCAGTTGCTAGGTTATTTGAGTTCACAAGAGACCTCTGCTTCAGAGTCTCCCATGGGGAGAGGTGTTTTGACTCATGATGTCAGCAGgtcagacaggcagcggggTTTAATAAATGCTAAACCGTCcctttgtgctgtgtgcgtgtgtgtctgtgtgtatggctatgtgtgtgtgtctgtctgtctgtctgtctgtctgtctgtctgtctgtgtgtgtgtgtgtgtgtgtgtgtgtgtgtgtgtgtgtgtgtgtgtgtgtgtgtgtatgcatgcctgtgtctgtctgtgtgtgtctgtgtgtatgcatgcctgtgtgtgtgtccccgtATGCACTTTCGATACTCTGTTCTTACATTTTTCTCACTCATTGCAGTGTTGGTTTTGCATCCTGTATTTGGCTGCAGGCTTTTACTCCTCTTGGTGACTCCAGATCGCATTTGCAGGGCTAATTTACAGGTACGCGTCTAATTCGCTCCCCCGCCGCGTTCATTTTAAAGCCCGCGGCTGGCTGCTTAAgaaatccaaaataaatgtaaagctGGACTGATTTGCATGTAATTGAATCAGTTAAATCAGCAGAGCTTAAGTGGGAGTTGAAGAGGGGAGTTCTGTTCAGGAGTTAATTGTGTTAACGGTGTAGTTCATTTTACAGCAGCGGAGAAAATTCACTCTCCCTTGTCACTGAGTCACAGTCAGCGGGCCTTACTGAGCTAATATGTTATTGTCTTATAATACAAGGCTTTATGTTATAAGGCATCGCTGTGCACAATGTCTCCACAAATTCACATTCAGGTGCTGGCTGCACTGTCAGGCTTCAGGAGCCACTGATTGCCATCACAGTGTTGCAGAGGGATTAAATTAGCTGTGAAGGAACATCTTCACAATGTGGGTTTCTCCCCCGGTCACGCCACTCAAGGTACTGCTCCATCTGCTGTAGAATCGTACCCAACGGGCAGAATGTCCTCAAACAGCTCTTTAGAACGCACTGAGGTGATATGAAATAGACTGTCTTGTGTGCTGTAAATATTAGGCCTAAGCACTGCGATGCAGCTGTGGTCTGTGTGGGAGGCCTGATAGCAGCTGTAGTGGATAAGCAGCTGGGTTTGGTACCCAACGGTTAAGTCCTATAGacaggcccggcgctatgggggtgcacTGCACtcccagacggacctcagtgcacccccagttgtctccttatatcctgatgtgtacatagtatttatgactttttgtgcatcCCTGTGAATTGCggttgcacccctctgtattttctgctGGTGCCAAGGCTGCCTATAAAACTGTGGTACTTTACCTGAAGTATACTGCCTCTGTGAAAAGATAATGGACGTTAGGTCAAATGTGAGCTGTACTGGATGAAGACGTTGACGTGTCAGTCAGATGAATAACATATTGTATTGTGCTTTAGTGCTGTTATTGAGCCCGTAACCACTGATTTTAGTTAAGACCTGGTGGCGCACTCTTACAGCAATATGTGTGTCAGCATTGAATTCCCATTTGTCTCATgtctgttcatgtttgtgttttctacTGATCTCTCCTTAAGCTAGCAGCACAGAAATCCATGACAGATATTTCCGCGTGCGTGAACAGAACAGGTCCGATGCAAACATCCTGTTTTCAATGCGGGTGACTCGGCAGCAGCGgtccttttgttttttgaaattcagatttttgCTCAGAAGCTCCCTCCGTAGCAGTCGGTGCCgcattgtcatttatttacgCGAAGGATGCGGAGAGGACCGTGCAGATGCCGACAGGCTACCCTCCGTAGCGTTAGATTCCGTTGTGAGAGGAACTGACTGGGCGATGCATTCAGTAACTTCAGAAGTTGGAATTAAAAGACGGTTTGCGGTGCGTGAGATGAGAGGGATGTGAAAATCAAAATCGTTTCCCGGTGGACGGAGCGCTGGCAGCAGGACCCAGCTCTCAGAGctccaaacaaaaatgataaacagATTTTTGCAGCGCACGCCGTTGCCCCGGTAACGCTGATGTCTGAGCCGCCGGTACGCAAAGCTGATAATAGCACACAGATCGCACCTGCAGCTCTGATGGACGCTAATAAATGGATCTGTCACCCAATGTCGTTACAGGCAGTTGGGACCGTTTTGGGGTGCGTTAATTGCTCGACGTCCTTTTTTTCGTCGCCCACACATTGTTAgaaatttttacatttctcattaattattcatgttttgttgcctaatttttttttttttggcattttaaattCTCTTATTAAATCTTTTTTGAAAGGAAGGTGTTAAATGGAAAACCTCTTTCCAAACATGAAGTCATTAGTATGAATTTTACTATTTATTCATGGGCCTTATAAtgctataaatatttatgaattcaaCACAGTTTGAAGATGCAAGCTGCAGTTTAATTTTAAGTGCTGTATACTTATTCATGCAGAACACGGTAGCAATGTTTTTGCTTATCAATCATTATTACTTTAGaaaaatcatatatttattcacacaaatatgtcatttattaaaaatggaacCTCTGTTAGTGTGACCCAAGGCATTCCTGTGAATCAAATGATTAATGGTGTCTTCCATCTATCATTTGGGATGTCTCCCCTACTGAGATTTGAAATTGATTGAGTTTGCAATTCAAGCAATTTTTGGAAAATGACCGGTCTTATGCAGTATGCACCaagtaataatttaatttaatttgccCTGACAAGGCCTGTTCATAGATGTTTTGATTTTACCAACCCACTTTCCAGTCTATGATGTTTTTCATTCCATCAATCATCCTAGgtgccattttaaaatccatttttttaaacGATACAGTTTCTATTGAAATAGTCTACAGCTGTTCACTTCTGTGAGCCCACACTGCAAAAGCCATTTGATCCCTCAGTCTTCAGAGGGGGTAGAGCCATCCTGTCGCATCATCAGTGCAGCGGGcgtgtcagtcagtcagtcagtcagttagtCATGTCTTTCAGTCACGTCTGTCTGCGCTGGAGGTCCAGCTCGGCCGCCAGAGTCTCCATCTTTTCCAGCTCGCGGCCAATGTCCAGCACATCGGCGCCCATGGTCAGGACGGCCGTGTGGCTGGAGGGAGAGGCGCTGTAGTCTTTCCTCACCACCAGCGAGCAGGTACCCGGCAGCCTGTACTCCAGCTTCCTGGCCAGGGTCCAGCTGCCGTAGAGCTGGATACCCGCCAGCTCCACAAAGCGCTCCACGCTCATGGTTTCTCCCTCCTCCGGCAAGCCGATCTGCAGGCAGCGGGCCAGGTGCTCGATGATAGGGCTGCTGGCGGTCAGCTCGCGGTACTgggctgcagggggagaggaaaacTGGGTGGGGATCTTCTGCTCTCCTGGGAGCCCTGAACTTCCTGTAAGTGTGGAAAGCGGGGTGTTCCCAGGGCTCTCCAAGGCCCCCTCCACTGCCCTGTCCCCTCCTGCCTCACTCTCCGCCTGGGGGACTCCACTCCTAGTCTCCCCCTGCTGCTCTGGACATCCAGTCTTGTCTGTGCTGCAGACGGACACGCTTGCccgctgatccaggatcagtctCCACTGGCCGTCCTGCCTGCTCAGCCAGGCCTGCTGAGTAGCCAGATGGAATCCCTCGGTGTCGTAGTACAGGTCTGTGAGGGCCTCCTCCTGCACGCACCTGGCCCCCATTTCGCGGAGACGCGCCTCCGTCCTCTCCCCCAGCTGGTACCGCAGCTCTACAGGCACCCTGATTGGCTCCTGATGGCCCTGggacccctcctcctcccctgaaTCCATCCGTACACCCTCCCAAGAGACCTGTGAAGGTGGAGGAGGAAAGCCACGCATTATGGTCACAGGGAAGTGTTCTACACCTTGACTCTGCACCTACGCCTAAACAGTGCACACCCACAATGACTCCCATGAGCAAAGAACGCTCTTCGAACCGTGCATAAGACAACCGCCGATAAGAATCATTTCTAGGAGGTCAGGCTTGCGAGAGCCTCTCGCTTCCTGTTCAGCCTGAGAGTCGCTTCCTTGTTTGCGTCTTGGCTCCtttgctctcacacacacacactgagctttCATGCTCGCTAACTGGTTCTGTGGACTAACTAGCTTGCGCATCTCAGCTAGCACTGTCTCATGACCTGAGGAGAGCCTGGAGTAGCCCCGCCCTGTGCCCCATGCCCCAaaccctgcacccccaccccgctcccaGCACCCCACACCTGGTGCATAGCCCCAGCAGACGTTACAGGCTCTCTCCTGCTGTAAGTTTACAACATACTGTTGAGACCCATCCAGACTGAGAGATTTGTAAGCCACGCTTATGGTTGCCTTGGATAAGGGCCTCtgccaaaccaaacaaatgaatgaattcatgaatagatgaagtggaaaaatattatttggTGGGATAAGTCTGTTATATAACCATATGAAGGAACAGCCCCTGCACGTCAGGAAGGATTTGTGCATTGTTTTATCTGAATCAGGCCTAGCATTTTTGCCTCTGAAGTGACAGCAAGCCAGGCATATACAGGTGAAAACCCTTATCTTTGTGGATACCCTGAAGAAGTCAGATGGAAATCAggaagtttgattttttttttctctgtaattttgATTTTATCTATGATGAgacctgtttttatttttaccttgttgtcaaacaaacacaggcctTTTTCATCACATCActgaataatatattttgtcAGTTCACTTCCTGAAGGCATCATCTGGTTTTCCCGCAGACGTATCACAAGGgctcatttcattgcatttctgaATATGAAGAAAGTCCCTCACCTGTATATGGTTACTGCGATGTAGTTCCTTGGAATCCCCCAAGTGTGAAACTCCTGGTGTCTCCAGGTGAGgctgtgtactgtgtaatgGCAGCGTGCTGGCTGTACGCTGTGGAGCCCCCCCAACCCACCGCTGTCATTCACACGGAGGAGAGAAAGCCCCTCTTCCTGCTGTGAGGTTTCCTTTGGCTTTGCGGTGTCTGAGATGGCATgaaaccattacaccaacagctTCCGCCTGTGCGAGGGGAGAAACGGAGCTGCTCGGTATCGTAAGCGTGAGAAGCGAGACCTTTCTGCTGAGGTTATGAGCAGAAACCTGGCAACCGCCCGCGCGTAACACAGACTGTTTATGGATACTCACGTTGTTAGCGCTGCCATATCTGTGTACTCAGTCTCGGCTTCCTTATCGTTCTGTGGAGTGACGGCTCTATAAACTGTCAGGCATGCAAATTCGGTAACTCTGCAAAGCTATGAAGTCTGTGCAGAGAGGGCAtcctgtgaaaaaataaaaagctgaaaagtgCGCCGATGAGCTGAAAGTACAGCAGAACAACACAGAACAGTAACCATGGTTTCCAGTTGCTTTGGTAACCACAACAGTTTTTTGTCACAGTAAACGTGATTGTTGACATTGTTGTCTGATGATATCATGATCATATCTAGATCTCTCTTTCTTGATCATCTCATTGCTGTTATTTCCTTTGACAGACATGCAACAGTACATTTGCATACATCTGTCTACATAGAGCTAAGCGTATGTGGCTGGattgtaacatagtggtaaggagtagtTCTCGTAATgggaaggttgctggtttgattccttgctggggcactgctgcagtacccttgggctatgtacttaacccagacctgcctcagtaaatatccagccatataaatgggtaatatgtaaaaactttAACTGTGAgtctctctgaataagagcgtctgctaaacgacagtaatataatataatgtaacgtaCGTCTTGTCCTGCCCCATAGCAGTGACTCTAGAGTCTAGACCCTGGTCCTGAGGGATTTGCTGTGTTGGCTGGTTCTGCTTCCAGTCAAGCTCTAATTAATTAGCCCTGATTGAACTGTTGACTGAAAAGTGACCCAGCTCTGATGTctcttgtgttttatttgctgcAAGCCCTTTGTGAAGGAAtgttcttttctgctgtttttgttctgatGAAAGTCTAAAACCAGAGGCTTTTCTTTAACTCATGTGTTAATATTTGTAAGTCTCTATTTTTGCGTTCAGCTTGACTTTCCAGGCTTAGGTGGAATTTCAGACGGCCATAAACCTAAGAATGGATCATTTATGACTTGCCAGTTTAGCATTATTGCAATGTCATGCTGTCACTTGGTCGCTTATTTACGCTGTGTTACCTGGAAACAGTTTCTCTAACTCAAAGAGCATGCCTCTAATTGATGAGTCAGGTAATGGAATCAGGGGTGCCTCCCCCACACGCATAGAAAGCTGTGTTGACCTTTACCGTTTTTCCGTTTCGGTGGATGgcttctgaaaatgaacaagGCTACTTACAGACTTTATCAGGCGTGcccatacaaaaatatttacatattgagaatatgttttaataaaaatatattttagcctaataaatatattcaaaataattgtaaatataaattattgcattttgaTATATCGGcatatatttatgatttatatttatattttgtgtatatttgtacatatttcaATTATATTTCCAGTGTATTTCCAGTATGTGTTTGATATTTCTGTATGGGTGTGTTGGTTGCAAGCATAGACCAAGGTGCAAGTGCCAGGTCCTTATCCAGGGGCTACAGCTTATGTAGTGAAAACTCAGACCAATGCTGCTGAGCTCCACTGCACACCCCAGGGCCAGAGTGGAAACGCCCTGTACGTCATcacagcagtgttgcatagtggttaaggagcagggcttgtaaccagaaggttgccggtttgattccccacaggggcactgctgctgtacccttggacaaggtacttttgccacaattgcctcagtaaatatccagctgtataaatggattgcattgtaaaaacctgtaattgatataagttgctctggataagagcgtctgctaaatgccagtaatgtagtgtaatgttatatttaagTGCGCGCAACCGAATTGGTCTGAAAAGGATCCCTGCCCGTATACGTTGGTAATGCCTTGTTTCACGTGTTACCGCCATGCTTGTAACCGGATCGGTCTCTCTGTTTCAGGTGCTCTTCGCACACCTTACCTAGGGGCGTGAAGGGAATGTCTTGGCCGACCGCTCCGCTGTAAATGGGTCAGCTGTCCAAGACGAGAGAGAAGTCCAATATGGGTCGGTACCAACTAGAGTGTTCATCATCGGTACAGCTGGTCTGTCACTGGAGCAGGAGCCACGGGGTTCTGAGAtagagcgggggggggggagaagggggttCTGAAGATGAACAGCTACGAAAGCAGTTCTGATGCTTGCATTTGCTCCTGATCATTCATGTGTGCAGCCCACTCCGACCCCACCTACGCATGCTGGCAAAATGAAGTGGAAATTAAGTTTCCATGCCTTGAGATAAAAATATCCGTCTGTGAATAATCTCTCGAAACACTCCCGTTACACTTTGAGTGCGgcactgtaaatgtttgttatttgtttgcCAATTAAGGTGATGTTTGAATTATTCTTGGTGTTGGATggaaatgaaagtgtgtgtttaCAGGCACAATGTTGATGTTGGAGTATTAGTCCTTTGATTTACCTTGTAGTGTATACATGTTAGCCACTGTGATACGGGGAGTTTTAGTAGTAGTGGCTGTAGTGATGGGAATAGTTGTTACGGCAGTTTTATTATATAAGCATGGAATAATCAGCATGTGGTAGTATTTTGCAGGGGCAGCGATAGTTGTTGTAGTCCCTTGTCCTGGACTTCTTACTTAATAGTAGGAGGTGCATGTATATTAGGACCAGTGCCAATACAATTTATAAATACAGGCATAGTAAGTAGCATCATGATTCTCTGCTTAGCTCATTTTTCTGTGGTGTACTTAAATGTGGTGTAAATAATACATTGACTGTCACAATGAATTAACTTGCAGAGAAATGCTTATCTAGACTGAGCTGTTCTTTTTGACCTGACAAAAATCAATTTGAAGCCTTTGCTGAGATTGGTGTTGGCAGAGAAAACCTCAGAGGCCCAGGAGAACAGGATAGAGTCACTGACCTCCATGCAGGCCGGTGTGAGGGCGTGGTTTGAAGAGAAGGCAGCAGAGGCAATGAGTATTATGTTTTTGTCACTGGATATCATCACCCATTGTGAAATTTTTGGACAAGGTCAACTCTTGTGCCCCCAAAGTATACATGCGTAAGCCTGGCAGATCTGTCTGCTATGGGATGCAGCGTGGCACAGCCTTTACCAGATCTTATTCAGAAGGGGTTCTTCTCTTTTTTAAGCTTATGATTGGCTGTGGTTGTGGTATCGcgtgtgatgtcacaatcaaGTTTTCCATGGTGAGACAATTATCTCTGAGGCGAGCAATTATTTTTAGCTGCGCGTGTACAAGTGGGTTAGAAGTTCCTTTGCCCACAGTGGTTTATCTCAGAGCTGCTGAATCAGTTCCCTGTCTCAGAGCCAATTTTCTCAGCCCGTAGGAAATGTGCACACCTCGCTTGTTTTGAGATGTTTAATTCAGCTCTTCTGTGCCCCTCAATCCCATAGAGGAAAATTGAGAGGAGTATATTCCAAGAGCATGGCACGGGAGGCTATGAGGCCTGGTTATTTTTCAGGTCTGTCTGATTATGTTGTATCAGTGGGATCCAGACAGCACTCTATATGCTGTTGTAGGTGCATGCAATGCTGACCAGTATGGTTTTCCAAACCAGCACGGTaatgggagggaaagaggagataTGTTACTGCTCTAGTCTTCGcaaacaaattttttttaattaattttttgatTTATGAATAGTTTATCTGGCtgattctcttatccagagcagcttacaagGCGTACAGTTAATACGCATCAGAGGAACAAGAATTATGGGAACGGGATGGCATGAGCACCAAGCACAaagcatttgtgcatgtgcatgcatttaagCATGCAACAGTACTTGTTGCAACAAATGTACAGTACGGCACCGATCACCTTTCCCTTAAGACCAACATGTGTACATCATACTGATAAATGGAGCAGATCTGCATGCAAATCTGTTGATAGCAAAATTCCCTTATATCATAATATGCACAGCTACCATGGTATCATACTCAAGGCATGATCTGAAAtaactacattaaaatatatcaaattttCCTTCAGGCTAGAATACACTTTTGTGGTTGAAAGTtaaatataagaaatatttatgcatacatgcatgtattatTATCAAATTCtaatacataaatgcacatacattaGTCAGAGGTGTGATAATTCatagttttttattttgagagaTTAGTGCAGTAATATTATCATGGAGATCAGGAACAGTCTGTACTGTTACCACAGGGGTGAACCCTACTGGCCTCCTGCAAGCAAGACACAAGTCCTCGCACTGGTAGAGAATATTACAGTCACAAAGAGCTGGCTTTGACCACCAGGGATGACTCATTTCAGGTACTCTGAAACAGAAGTACAGCCATTTAACACAGAGCCTGTCTGCCCTGAGACACTCCACTGCCCTCTCTGTGAAGCCACTCTCTGAGGGGAGAGTGAATTCAGCCTGCCTGGTGGCAGTCGCCGTGCGGTTCGGCTCTTTTTTCCCGCCTCCCCCTGTTCCCCCTGTTTGTGTAATCTGCGACCCTTCATCGGCCGGGTTCTGACAGCTCATAAGATAAAATGGACACGTCTTTCATCGCCTGGCGGTCTGTTATCAGTGCCGCTCAGATGACAGAGGAGTGGCGTCGCTAGCTCCATGCCTGGCCACTCACAGCTACGCGAGACCGCATAAAGGCCGCATCGCCACACGGTGTGGTTTTCAAAAGCCTTTGTCACCCCTGGAGTGTCCCCAGGGAACACCCCGTCACACCTGGCAGGCCTGTGCATGTGCGACTCGCCTGTCTTTATTATGACACAATAATGTTTAGGGACGTCATGACAACGCAGCGGTGGGTCTGGCCGTTGGGCTTGAGGCAGATCGGAGAAAACATCTCAAAATCTCGCATGACTGTGTCACTgtgggtttggggagggggcgTGGGAGGGTAGCACTCCCAGCTGAAGGTGTCTCAGTGTCtgatctccctctctttttaatTCTGGTGAGTCGCTGTTACTGAGCGGAGCAACAATTGGGATCACTGTGTCCCCAGCTTGTCACAGAGAGTGATGTCATGTTTCACCCCTGTGCTGGGACGGGGggtgtggggatgggggggaggggggtggaggggtgtaGTATGAATAATGTAGTAGTGCACTGAGACAGTTCTCTCCTCATTTTTAGACGTCTGACGCAGTGCTTAAAACATGTGCGGTATGCTGTGCTGAATGGACACTTAAATCAAAgcatgtgtgtactgtgtggcCGGGTGCATGCAGTAAACATAGTGTGTAGGTggaggtgcgtgtgtgtgtgtgcgcatgtgtgtgtgtgcatgcaggtgtgtgtgcataggcattcatgtttgtgtgtgtgtgtgtgtgtgtgtgtgtgtgtgtgtgtgtgtgcgcatgcaggCACGTGTGTGCGCATAGgcattcatgtttgtgtgtgtgcgtgtgtgtgtgtgtgtgtgtgtgtgtgtgcgtgcgcgcgcgcgcgcgcgcgtgtgtgtgtgcatgcacttgtgtgtgcataggcattcatgtttgtgtgtgtgtgtgtgtgcgcgtgtgtgtgtgtgtatgtatgtgtgtgtgtgcgcatgtgcatgcatgtttgtgtgtgtgtgtgtgtgtgtgtacatgggtgCATATctatgtgtttgcctgtgtccatgcatgtttgcgtgtgtacaCGTGTTCGTGTGgctgcatgtgtatgcatgtgttcactgttcatgtgtgtgaatgcgtgtgtgcatgcacggGAGAATGCATGCGTGCGTTTGAGTACGTTCCCTCCCTGGCCCCCGTGCAGGGCCACTCCTCGTCTGATTGGATGAGGGCCGCAGCGGGTATGTGCAGGGCAGCTTCAGTCAGCAGTGTGGTTCTGTGAGTGCAGATCCCACCCTGCTATCAGACTTACCGTATACCATctgatcacagagagagaggggacaggtgGTCGATTATTCACGCCAGCATGCATTGTGTGTCTGACAAATGCTCCACACATTATCCCATGTTGTATTGTGGGGCTGGGCATAGTGTATCTgcttttgtcatattttttgtatatttttttcatattataatCAAGTCTAAATAATTAA
This genomic interval carries:
- the si:dkey-191c17.2 gene encoding uncharacterized protein si:dkey-191c17.2 — translated: MDSGEEEGSQGHQEPIRVPVELRYQLGERTEARLREMGARCVQEEALTDLYYDTEGFHLATQQAWLSRQDGQWRLILDQRASVSVCSTDKTGCPEQQGETRSGVPQAESEAGGDRAVEGALESPGNTPLSTLTGSSGLPGEQKIPTQFSSPPAAQYRELTASSPIIEHLARCLQIGLPEEGETMSVERFVELAGIQLYGSWTLARKLEYRLPGTCSLVVRKDYSASPSSHTAVLTMGADVLDIGRELEKMETLAAELDLQRRQT